The region ATTCGGGTTTTAGTTTATTTTTTTTAATATATTTTCTTGCCATAGGAATTTCAGGTATTCTTATTTCAAAATTTTTAAGAAACAGATTAGATTTGATCTTTGGATTCTTTATACTCCTTTTTCTATCAATAATTCTTTCATTCTTTTTCAAAATCTATGCCAGTTTCCAGATAACTAATGGTGAAATCTTTATAAGTTCTCTTTTTTCATCAAGTTTATCAATTCTTGGAACAATTACATTACTTCCCCTTCATGAAAAATTTTTGGGAATTACCACCGATTTTTTCCTTCTTGAACTTTCAAATCCTGAGCACCCACTTTTAAAAGAACTGGAAATAAAAGCACCTGGAACTTTTGAACATTCCATACAGATGTCAGAACTGGCGAGAATTGCCGCAGAAAAAATAGGGGCAAATTCTCTCCTTGCGAAAGTTGGTGCTTTATACCACGATATAGGTAAAATTGAAACTCCTAAATTTTTTGTTGAAAATCTTAAAGACCCTCAAGAAAATCCGCATAACAAAATATCACCAACTGTAAGTGTAACTATATTGCAAAATCATGTTAAAAAAGGTGTAGAGCTTGCTAAGAAATATAGGTTGCCCGAGAGTATAATAAGAATAATAGAAAGACATCATGGAACTCTTTTAATGTTTTCTTTCTATGAAAAGGCAAAAAAAATAAATAGTGATGTAAGGGAAGAAGATTATAGATACAAGTGTCCAAAACCAGAAAAGAAAGAGGAAGCAATAATAATGCTTTTAGATGGAATTGAGGCAAAGGTAAGAAGTCTTGAAAAACACGAATTTCAAAGTATTAGGGATGCTATTGATGATGTTATAAATCATAGGTTTTCTGATGGTCAGTTTGATGAGTGTGAAATTACACGGAAAGATATGGAAAAAATAAAGGATGCTATTTTACCGAAACTTATTCACAGATTTCATGTGAGGGTGACTTATCCACCTCTTAAGGCAAAAGAAAAAATTGTTTAATCTTAATTTTTTTAAAACAACAAAAAGGAAGATACCTCTTAAGAAAAAGGATAAATTAAATTTAGAAAAAATTTTAAAAAGGGAAATAAAAAAAGAAAATTCAGATATTAAAGAAATTAACATAGTGATGGTTGGAAGAGAAAGAATAAAAAGAATTAATAAAAATTTTTTAGGGAAAAATAAAAAAACAGATTGTATTTCCTTTAACCTTGGAGAAATCGGCGAAATCTATATATGCTCTGATTTTGTAAAAAATAAAAAAGATTTTCTTAAACTAATAATTCATAGTTTTTATCATATAATGGGATATGATCATAAAAATAACCATGAGAGAATAAAAATGGAAGAAAGAGAAAAAAGGCTTTTAAATAAGTTAATATGATAATACTTATTAATTTAATTCTTCTGATCTTATCCCTTTTTCTTTCCTTTCTTGCATCAGGAACAGAGACAGCATTTTTCACTTTATCAGAGGAAAAAGCTTTAAGATATCCTTTTAAAAAGGAAAAGAAGAAGATAATTGAAAAAATTCTTCTTTATCCAGGAGTTATTATAATTACTATTGTTGGAACTAATACATTAAGCAATACTCTTTCTTCATCAATCTTTTCGAGTATAACCTTTGAAGTTTTAAAATTAAATAAAGATATGCTTATAATAATAGATACAATACTCTTTGGTTTTATTATTTTTATCTTTTTTGAAACTCTTCCAAAGAATATTGCTTTAAAATATCCTTTTAAATTTTTAATATACGGATATCCCTTTTACAGAATAGTGATTTATCCTTTTACTTTTGTTGCAGAGAGAATAAAAATAAGAGATAAGAAAATTAAAGTAAAAAATTTTCATTTTTTACATGAACTTGAGCTTATTCTTTTTACAGGTGATGTAAAGGAAATTTTAAGTGAATCGGAAAAAAGCCTTTTTATAAAGATTATAGAGATGATAGAATTGAAGGCAAAGGATTTTAAAAAAATTGAAAATGTTAAAGAAGATTATTTAAAAATAGACGAAAATGATACACTTTTTTATGTCTTAAAAAAATTGCTGAAGGAAAAAAAGGAATTTGCCCTTATTGATTCAGAGGGAAAAAAGGAGTTTATATCAAAAAAGGATTTAATTTCTTATGTTTTTGAAGATATATAATAAATTTAGTTTAAATTTTTTAACACTTTTAACTTTTTTATTTTTTGTAAGTGTTATACCCTTAAATACAGGCTCAACCTTTAAAAGAATTGATATATTTTATCACTTTTTATTTTTTTTTCTTTTTTCAATTTTTTGTGATAAAAGAGAGGAAAAAATTTTTATTCTCTTTGTTCCCCTTTCAGTTGAAATTTTACAATTTTTTTTACCTTACAGAGATGCAAGCTTAGATGATATTATATCTGATTACCTTGGCATAATATCAGGTTTTTTAACTTTTAAATTTTTTTTAAAGAATTCTTTTAATAGATTTGTATTTTTAGGTTCTTTTTTTTATCTTGGGAAAGTTTTACCTACGATGAAGGGAACTATTTCAAGTTTAATTGCCCTGATTTTTCTCTATTTTTTGAAACCTTCTTATATTTTTGTATCTTTTTTAATAATCTTTTTTTATCTTTTACATTTTATTTTGAGAGATTATTTAAGGGATAAGGATCCTGATTTTTTTACGATTGACGAGGTTGCTGGAGTTTTACCTGTTTTTTATTTAAAGAGGGATATTTTTTTGTATTTAATTTATTTTTTAATTTTTAGATTTTTTGATATCAAAAAGATTCTATTTATAAGAAAAGTTGAGAGAATAAAAAATTTTAATGGAGTTTTTCTTGATGATTTTATAAGCGCCTTTTATGCTTTGATTTTAACCCTGTTGATTTCTCCTTTAATAAGATTGAAATAGTTTAATTTATGAATATAAAATTTATAAATGAATGAAAAACACAATGAAATAGATAAAAGGTATATTGCTTTACTCTCATATTTATGGATTCTTTTTTTAATTCCTCTTCTTATTGAACCAAAGGATGAATTTGTGAAATTTCATGTTAAGCAGGGAATAGTTTTATTTTTGTTTTTTGTGATAATTTTTATAGTTGGAGGAGTTATTCCGCTTATAGGATGGTTTGTTATTTTACCTCTTGGTCTTATGTATTGGTTTTCTTTATTTGTTTTATGTATTTTCAATACTCTTTCTGGTAAAAAGGAGAAATTGCCCTTTATTGGAAAATACGCAGATAGAATAAATATATAAAGCATTGAGATTTTTATTTTTAGTATCTTCTTTTTTTATCTTTTTTTTACAAATGTTGCTCTATTCACCTCTTTTCAATCTTAAAGGTAAAGAGGAGAAAGTATTTGTCAGGTACAGGGAAAGTATTAGTGAATTTTCAAAAAAACTTAAAGAAAAATGGATAATAAGCAATGAGAAATTTATTTATTTTATGAAAATTTATAATCCGAAATTTAAGCTTTATGCAGGGGAGTGGAAAATTATAAATTCGGGAAATTCTTTTTTAAACTTAAAAAATATTGATAATGCAGAAAAAAATTTTGAACTTATAATTACAATTCCAGAGGGATATGAACTTAGAAAAATACTGAAATTGCTTTCAGAAAAAGGTGGCTATGATTATGATGAGTTAAATAGATTAGCCCAGAATCCCGAGAATTTTAAGGAATTATTTGAGTATGGTGTTCCTCAAAATCTTGAAGGTTACCTTTTCCCTGATACTTATATTTTATCCTATTCTCTTTCAGAAAAAGAAGTGCTTGAAATTTTTATAAAACGTTTTTTTGAAGTTATTAAGGAACTTGGTTATGATACAATTAAGGACAGGTTAGAGTTAAGTCTTGAGGAAATTCTGACACTTGCTTCTATAATTGAGAAAGAGGCAGTTTTTGATTATGAGAAAAAAATAATTTCTTCTGTTTATTACAATAGACTTAAAAAGGGGATACCCTTACAG is a window of candidate division WOR-3 bacterium DNA encoding:
- the ybeY gene encoding rRNA maturation RNase YbeY, whose product is MFNLNFFKTTKRKIPLKKKDKLNLEKILKREIKKENSDIKEINIVMVGRERIKRINKNFLGKNKKTDCISFNLGEIGEIYICSDFVKNKKDFLKLIIHSFYHIMGYDHKNNHERIKMEEREKRLLNKLI
- a CDS encoding CNNM domain-containing protein, coding for MIILINLILLILSLFLSFLASGTETAFFTLSEEKALRYPFKKEKKKIIEKILLYPGVIIITIVGTNTLSNTLSSSIFSSITFEVLKLNKDMLIIIDTILFGFIIFIFFETLPKNIALKYPFKFLIYGYPFYRIVIYPFTFVAERIKIRDKKIKVKNFHFLHELELILFTGDVKEILSESEKSLFIKIIEMIELKAKDFKKIENVKEDYLKIDENDTLFYVLKKLLKEKKEFALIDSEGKKEFISKKDLISYVFEDI
- the mltG gene encoding endolytic transglycosylase MltG — encoded protein: MRFLFLVSSFFIFFLQMLLYSPLFNLKGKEEKVFVRYRESISEFSKKLKEKWIISNEKFIYFMKIYNPKFKLYAGEWKIINSGNSFLNLKNIDNAEKNFELIITIPEGYELRKILKLLSEKGGYDYDELNRLAQNPENFKELFEYGVPQNLEGYLFPDTYILSYSLSEKEVLEIFIKRFFEVIKELGYDTIKDRLELSLEEILTLASIIEKEAVFDYEKKIISSVYYNRLKKGIPLQADPTIQYLLPKPIFPLPLRFLKMDSPYNTYKNKGLPPTPICSPGKKSIEAALYPEKTEYLYFVARGDGTHIFSKTYEEHLKNKRSAKKEWIRRGLLK
- a CDS encoding phosphatidylglycerophosphatase A codes for the protein MFLKIYNKFSLNFLTLLTFLFFVSVIPLNTGSTFKRIDIFYHFLFFFLFSIFCDKREEKIFILFVPLSVEILQFFLPYRDASLDDIISDYLGIISGFLTFKFFLKNSFNRFVFLGSFFYLGKVLPTMKGTISSLIALIFLYFLKPSYIFVSFLIIFFYLLHFILRDYLRDKDPDFFTIDEVAGVLPVFYLKRDIFLYLIYFLIFRFFDIKKILFIRKVERIKNFNGVFLDDFISAFYALILTLLISPLIRLK